A region of Toxorhynchites rutilus septentrionalis strain SRP chromosome 1, ASM2978413v1, whole genome shotgun sequence DNA encodes the following proteins:
- the LOC129761822 gene encoding restin homolog: MSYATQKEFFNVSYPNETPKLPTRKRSDGAIMTYDFCPDNRAWALDKEKRSLYILDVVHKTRFRKALLHPEGEFELTKDYLVHLDVEDLAEYILRLQTEIKRKKLSVRELEESHRQLETVRGQSNDYAFIQQQSAILEQERNEFEQQLLDLEEVIVNLKDRADRYDLLAKENELLRCQLQKQQMGPADKIRLHNAEAEAKFNRIQAEDYEKLEVELIIMKTTYEQLREQKRELKERLQKALLCQTKLTELKRQIAIEKDKRENIEEEMERLLVLYDKQSQELRRKTSYLTEANHRMESIQEDLRWSQDQMLQAIEENIVEENIYQDTTEPTENIRAVMDANTPRTDTTSSDEQLDLLKKQLEKCQTELEEHTEKEKSYQDRIQELEHGLVEHQTRLKEEEKKVEQQMFAMEFSRTRINELQNEMAAKQTDVDTRSGSVDIQIASLQKQLEDVRRELSGKSAELNTIQAENTLLQSKVSNYQDNIERLEEARKLDLEELEASKNELTKSRETMERQLVEHSSMLDGLEMGSLKEQNDTLRGEISKLEEKLSSAQKLLQDLQNKTSDHDALLKTIEDLKTELQSVNDSLEEKEMIVNRLGTEAEAIKVAAQMQDTLGPRVDDIPIDKQNLTVEIERLRTELGDCQKDLKQKVDAMNTDKQSLVEEMEHLRVKLGFYQEELEQKVDSIDIEKQHLIASAKQHSIDNEKQHLRENQEQHSIDEEKQQLIDEEKQHSIGNEKQQLREIEKQHSIDKEKQQLIDKEKQHSIDNEKQHLIDSEKQYLIEEIVSLRTQLAQCQNEIERYQKERDISEEAEEHEKSSIHDVIEKELCIEDEDDMGAGEYPEDYESSIEGAPDDLEEGDGDAKTQNISLVDEAERWSILQDNILTDEDILFIGSSDPDRTRAIALKIVRHGINALVIGELDHLHKELCRAVLDRYLMLSQNVATIDNGICTCRQIIKTVKTMRNSEMMGMFAFNTPVHVGNPVLLKDEVSVKLPPEAKPRSKSASSGIPDNAPLSSMFSKPARAAVQKANSRVLLGRFDPCRTREWRAPRTPQEMFFAGTLSDGSRLVTRQKRNI; encoded by the exons ATGTCCTATGCCACACAGAAGGAATTCTTCAATGTCAGCTACCCCAATGAAACCCCAAAGCTGCCGACGCGGAAACGTAGCGATGGAGCGATTATGACGTACGATTTCTGCCCGGACAATCGAGCGTGGGCTTTGGACAAAGAAAAACGGTCTCTTTATATCCTTGACGTTGTTCACAAAACCCGTTTCAGGAAGGCTTTACTTCAC CCGGAAGGTGAGTTCGAATTAACTAAAGACTACTTGGTTCATTTGGACGTTGAAGACTTGGCAGAATACATTCTCCGACTGCAAACGGAAATTAAACGAAAAAAACTGAGTGTGCGCGAACTCGAAGAATCACACAGACAGTTGGAGACAGTTCGAGGGCAATCCAATGACTACGCTTTCATCCAACAACAGTCAGCTATTCTGGAGCAGGAACGCAACGAATTTGAGCAACAGTTGTTAGATCTGGAGGAGGTTATTGTCAACCTGAAAGATCGTGCCGATAGATATGACCTATTGGCTAAAGAAAACGAACTGCTGAGATGTCAGCTGCAGAAACAACAGATGGGCCCTGCAGATAAAATTAGATTACACAACGCAGAGGCGGAGGCAAAGTTCAACCGGATTCAAGCAGAGGACTACGAAAAGCTCGAAGTGGAACTAATCATCATGAAAACAACGTACGAGCAGCTCAGAGAGCAGAAGCGCGAACTGAAGGAGCGTCTGCAGAAGGCTCTGCTCTGTCAGACAAAGCTAACCGAGCTTAAAAGACAAATCGCCATTGAAAAGGACAAAAGAGAAAACATTGAGGAAGAAATGGAGCGCTTATTG GTACTGTATGACAAACAGTCCCAAGAGCTTCGACGTAAAACCAGCTATTTGACGGAAGCTAACCATCGAATGGAAAGTATTCAAGAAGATTTGCGCTGGTCGCAAGATCAGATGCTACAGGCCATAGAAGAAAACATTGTGGAAGAAAACATCTATCAAGACACTACCGAGCCAACAGAAAATATCAGGGCAG TGATGGATGCGAATACTCCAAGAACGGACACAACATCATCTGACGAACAGTTGGATCTGCTGAAAAAGCAACTAGAGAAATGTCAAACGGAATTGGAGGAACACACAGAAAAAGAGAAGTCGTATCAAGATCGAATACAAGAGCTCGAACATGGATTAGTTGAACATCAAACGAGACTGAAGGAAGAGGAGAAAAAAGTAGAGCAGCAAATGTTCGCGATGGAGTTCTCTCGAACGCGCATTAACGAATTGCAGAATGAGATGGCGGCAAAACAGACAGACGTAGATACCCGTAGTGGTTCGGTTGACATCCAAATCGCTAGCCTACAAAAGCAACTCGAAGATGTACGGAGAGAATTGTCTGGTAAATCGGCCGAACTGAACACAATTCAAGCGGAAAACACTCTGCTACAGTCCAAGGTATCCAACTATCAAGACAACATTGAACGCCTTGAAGAGGCCCGGAAACTGGACCTGGAGGAGTTGGAAGCATCCAAGAATGAGCTAACGAAATCAAGGGAAACAATGGAAAGACAATTAGTCGAACATTCATCAATGCTCGATGGTTTGGAGATGGGTAGTCTCAAAGAACAGAACGACACTCTCCGAGGAGAAATATCTAAGTTAGAAGAAAAGTTGAGCAGTGCCCAAAAATTACTGCAAgatttacaaaacaaaacaagcgACCATGATGCTTTGCTAAAAACCATTGAAGATCTTAAGACGGAATTGCAAAGCGTCAACGACTCGTTGGAGGAAAAAGAGATGATTGTCAATAGATTGGGAACTGAAGCAGAAGCAATTAAAGTAGCAGCGCAAATGCAAGACACCTTAGGTCCGAGGGTAGATGATATACCCATAGACAAGCAGAATCTCACAGTAGAAATTGAACGCCTCCGAACAGAGCTAGGTGACTGTCAGAAGGATTTGAAACAGAAGGTGGATGCAATGAATACAGACAAACAAAGTCTAGTCGAAGAAATGGAACACCTCCGAGTTAAGTTGGGCTTTTATCAGGAAGAATTAGAACAAAAAGTGGATTCTATAGACATTGAAAAACAACACTTGATCGCCAGTGCAAAGCAACATTCGATAGACAATGAAAAACAACACTTGAGAGAAAATCAAGAGCAACACTCAATAGACGAAGAAAAGCAACAATTGATAGACGAAGAAAAACAACATTCGATAggcaatgaaaaacaacaattgaGAGAAATTGAAAAGCAACACTCAATAGACAAGGAAAAGCAACAATTGATAGACAAAGAAAAGCAACATTCGATAGACAATGAAAAGCAACACTTAATAGACAGTGAAAAACAGTACTTGATAGAGGAAATTGTTAGCCTCCGAACTCAGTTGGCCCAGTGTCAGAATGAAATAGAACGATATCAGAAGGAGAGGGACATTTCCGAAGAAGCAGAAGAACACGAAAAGAGTTCAATTCATGATGTCATCGAGAAAGAGCTGTGCATCGAAGACGAAGATGATATGGGTGCAGGAGAGTATCCCGAAGATTATGAATCCAGTATTGAAGGTGCACCAGACGATCTAGAAGAGGGTGATGGTGATGCAAAAACACAAAATATTTCTCTAGTTGACGAGGCCGAGAGATGGTCTATTCTGCAAGATAATATACTAACCGATGAGGATATATTATTCATCGGATCATCAGATCCGGATAGAACCAGAGCCATCGCACTCAAAATCGTTCGTCATGGAATTAAT GCCTTAGTAATAGGAGAACTCGACCATCTGCACAAAGAATTATGTCGCGCCGTCCTTGATCGCTATCTCATGTTGAGTCAAAATGTAGCTACCATAGATAACGGCATATGCACCTGTCGCCAAATCATAAAAACAGTGAAAACCATGAGAAACAGTGAAATGATGGGCATGTTTGCATTCAATACTCCAGTGCATGTTGGCAACCCGGTTCTGCTGAAAGATGAAGTGTCTGTGAAATTGCCTCCCGAAGCGAAGCCGAGATCCAAATCAGCCAGTTCAGGAATACCCGATAATGCTCCGCTTTCTTCGATGTTCTCCAAGCCAGCTCGAGCAGCCGTACAGAAAGCCAATTCGAGGGTACTACTGGGGCGGTTTGATCCTTGCAG AACACGTGAATGGAGAGCACCAAGAACACCTCAGGAAATGTTCTTTGCGGGTACTTTATCCGATGGTTCTAGACTTGTGACACGCCAGAAACGGAATATTTGA